A stretch of the Klebsiella sp. WP3-W18-ESBL-02 genome encodes the following:
- the parM gene encoding plasmid segregation protein ParM domain-containing protein: protein MNVYCDDGSTNVKLAWFEDGEMKTVVSPNSFRHGWKVADFGGAFNYLIGTMKYSWDSVSRDAVSTTNVEYQYGDLNLLAVHHALLNCGLQPQDVMLTVTLPLSEYYDQDCQKNEDNIARKKANLLRSISLNKGEVFTVRDVIVMPESLPAAFSRLSEIQPGAGETTLIIDLGGTTLDAGVIVGKFEDISAIHGNPSIGVSQVTRAAQAALRTADTETSPLIADKVIRSRKDRAFLNSIINDASRIDYVVDKIEEAIESLGVRIVSELTNFRNVNRVLLTGGGATLIENAIRSAWPLAKERVEVISEPQLALAREIALFQKED, encoded by the coding sequence ATGAATGTTTACTGCGATGATGGTTCTACAAACGTTAAGCTGGCATGGTTTGAAGATGGTGAGATGAAAACCGTGGTATCACCAAACTCATTCCGACATGGCTGGAAAGTGGCTGATTTCGGAGGGGCGTTTAACTACCTGATTGGCACAATGAAATATTCATGGGATAGCGTTAGCCGCGATGCCGTGTCGACTACCAATGTCGAATATCAATATGGTGATTTGAATCTGCTGGCGGTACATCACGCGCTGCTGAACTGTGGGCTACAACCGCAGGATGTGATGCTGACAGTGACGCTGCCACTCAGCGAATACTATGATCAGGACTGTCAGAAGAACGAAGATAATATTGCGCGCAAAAAAGCTAATCTGCTGCGTAGTATTTCCCTGAATAAGGGGGAAGTGTTTACGGTTCGTGATGTCATAGTTATGCCGGAGTCTCTACCTGCAGCGTTCAGCCGCCTGTCAGAGATTCAACCCGGTGCTGGCGAAACAACGCTGATTATCGATCTTGGTGGAACAACGCTTGATGCCGGTGTGATAGTGGGTAAATTTGAAGATATCAGCGCAATTCATGGTAATCCATCGATTGGCGTATCTCAGGTCACCCGTGCAGCTCAAGCGGCATTGCGTACTGCAGATACTGAAACCAGCCCGCTCATTGCTGATAAGGTTATCCGCAGCAGAAAAGATCGTGCATTTCTTAACAGCATCATTAATGATGCTTCAAGAATTGACTATGTCGTTGACAAAATTGAAGAAGCAATCGAATCGCTGGGAGTTCGTATCGTTAGTGAACTGACTAACTTCCGCAACGTTAACCGCGTGCTGCTGACTGGCGGCGGTGCAACACTGATTGAAAATGCTATTCGGAGCGCATGGCCACTGGCGAAAGAGCGCGTAGAAGTTATCTCTGAACCTCAGTTGGCCCTGGCGCGCGAAATTGCTCTCTTCCAGAAAGAGGATTAA